In one window of Halorubrum sp. BV1 DNA:
- a CDS encoding universal stress protein, with protein MYDVLVGIDNADDGRATAQGDAIADLPARADAVTAHLCHVFRDNPEGASVHQIAAVRRAREALEDAGVDCVHYEASGDPADELLAAATDIDADAICVSGRKRRPSGKAVFGSVTQDVILGADVPVIAVPAPSEP; from the coding sequence ATGTACGACGTGCTCGTTGGGATCGACAACGCCGACGACGGTCGCGCGACCGCACAGGGTGACGCCATCGCCGACCTTCCGGCGCGCGCAGACGCGGTGACCGCACATCTCTGTCATGTGTTCCGAGACAACCCGGAGGGGGCGTCGGTCCACCAGATCGCGGCGGTCAGACGGGCGCGAGAGGCACTGGAAGACGCCGGGGTCGACTGCGTTCACTACGAGGCGAGCGGCGATCCGGCCGACGAACTGCTCGCGGCGGCCACGGACATCGATGCGGACGCGATCTGCGTCTCCGGGCGGAAGCGTCGCCCCTCAGGGAAGGCCGTCTTCGGGAGCGTGACCCAAGACGTGATACTCGGTGCCGACGTGCCCGTGATCGCCGTCCCGGCACCGAGCGAGCCCTGA
- a CDS encoding HD domain-containing protein — protein MITVKDTVHDHIEIDGVAADLLDTPAVQRLRHVKQLGTVQLVYPSANHTRFEHSLGVYHLASRALDHLGIEGVQADRIEAAAMLHDVGHGPFSHNLEALTHRRTGKYHDDVDELLASGAVGEVLRDHGLDPERIAGLVAGEGTYGQLVSGELDVDRMDYLVRDAYHTGVPYGTIDTERFVRELTFATLADEANGGGRDGADRSGLDDRGVFDGRDDGGPTLVLDEGNVQTAESLLLARALMNPVVYTHPVARISKAMLRRAASDLLAETATTASELRRMDDHDFLAAIRDCPVTADISRRYDERDLYKRAVWAEYGDVPDRVHDASHGDEVALEREIAAAAGVDREHVVLDAPPEPSMRESTARVTVNGDVRRLERQSPLVSALRTAQRNQWRLGVYAPEPATDRVGRAAADVLGLDPDALVTEGRRAMPTTLDEF, from the coding sequence ATGATCACGGTTAAAGACACCGTCCACGATCACATCGAAATCGACGGTGTCGCAGCCGACCTCCTCGATACGCCCGCGGTCCAGCGGCTTCGGCACGTCAAACAGCTCGGGACGGTCCAGCTCGTGTACCCCTCCGCGAACCACACGCGGTTCGAGCACAGCCTCGGCGTCTACCACCTCGCCAGCCGCGCGCTCGATCACCTCGGTATCGAGGGTGTGCAAGCCGACCGGATCGAGGCGGCCGCGATGCTTCACGACGTCGGACACGGACCCTTCAGTCACAACCTCGAAGCGCTTACACACCGGCGGACTGGAAAGTACCACGACGACGTCGACGAACTCCTCGCGAGCGGTGCGGTCGGCGAGGTGCTCCGCGACCACGGCCTCGACCCCGAACGGATCGCCGGGCTCGTCGCCGGCGAGGGGACGTACGGTCAGCTCGTCTCGGGCGAACTCGACGTGGACCGGATGGACTACCTCGTCCGCGACGCCTACCACACCGGCGTCCCGTACGGTACCATCGACACGGAGCGGTTCGTCCGCGAGCTGACGTTCGCGACGCTCGCGGACGAGGCGAACGGCGGAGGCCGAGACGGAGCCGATCGGAGCGGGCTCGACGATCGGGGCGTGTTCGACGGCCGGGACGACGGTGGACCGACGCTCGTGTTGGACGAGGGGAACGTGCAGACCGCAGAGAGCCTGCTTCTCGCCCGGGCACTGATGAATCCGGTCGTCTACACGCATCCGGTCGCGCGGATCTCCAAGGCGATGTTGCGCCGCGCCGCGAGCGACCTGCTCGCCGAGACGGCGACGACCGCGTCCGAGTTGCGCCGGATGGACGACCACGACTTCCTCGCCGCGATCCGCGACTGTCCGGTCACCGCGGACATCTCCCGGCGGTACGACGAGCGCGACCTGTACAAGCGCGCGGTGTGGGCCGAATACGGCGACGTCCCCGACCGGGTACACGACGCGTCTCACGGCGACGAAGTGGCGCTCGAACGCGAGATCGCCGCCGCAGCCGGCGTCGACCGCGAGCACGTCGTCCTCGACGCTCCGCCGGAACCGTCGATGCGCGAGTCGACAGCGCGGGTCACGGTCAACGGCGACGTCCGTCGGCTGGAGCGGCAGTCGCCGCTCGTGTCGGCGCTCCGAACCGCCCAGCGCAACCAGTGGCGGCTCGGCGTGTACGCGCCGGAGCCCGCGACCGATCGCGTCGGGCGCGCCGCGGCCGACGTGCTCGGACTCGATCCCGACGCGCTCGTGACAGAAGGCAGGCGGGCGATGCCGACGACGCTCGACGAGTTTTGA
- a CDS encoding amidohydrolase family protein, whose protein sequence is MHLEGTILRGPDFDPVEGRVVVADGEIVRIDATAVDSDDVILPAFVNAHTHIGDSIAKEAGEGLTLDELVAPPDGLKHRLLRAATHEEKVAAMARTLRYMESTGTGTFLEFREGGVAGVAALRGAIAGEDVAFGERAIEPVVFGRDDPDVLNVADGYGASGARDADFDAVRSEAREAGKLFGIHAGERDADDINPAMDLDPDFLVHMVHAEPIHLDRLSDRDTPVVVCPRSNLVTNVGVPPIRDLTDRTTVALGTDNVMLDSPSMFREMEFAAKLADLPAREVLRMATVNGAAIGGLNCGVIAEGRDADLLVLDGDSDNLAGAHDLVRAIVRRAGEADVSRVVIGGDEVVPRSD, encoded by the coding sequence ATGCACCTCGAAGGGACGATCCTCCGCGGTCCCGACTTCGACCCCGTCGAGGGACGGGTCGTCGTCGCCGACGGCGAGATCGTCCGGATCGACGCGACGGCGGTCGACTCCGACGACGTGATCCTCCCGGCGTTCGTCAACGCGCACACGCACATCGGCGACTCCATCGCGAAGGAGGCGGGCGAGGGGCTCACGCTCGACGAACTCGTCGCGCCGCCGGACGGGCTGAAACACCGACTGCTGCGCGCTGCGACCCACGAGGAGAAGGTCGCCGCGATGGCCCGCACCCTCCGGTACATGGAGTCGACGGGGACCGGAACGTTCCTCGAATTCCGCGAGGGGGGCGTCGCGGGCGTCGCCGCGCTTCGGGGCGCGATCGCGGGCGAGGACGTCGCGTTCGGCGAGCGCGCGATCGAACCCGTCGTCTTCGGCCGCGACGATCCCGACGTGCTCAACGTGGCAGACGGCTACGGCGCGTCGGGTGCCCGCGACGCCGACTTCGACGCCGTCCGATCAGAGGCCCGCGAGGCCGGCAAGCTGTTCGGCATCCACGCCGGCGAGCGCGACGCGGACGACATCAACCCGGCGATGGATCTCGACCCCGACTTCCTCGTCCACATGGTCCACGCCGAGCCGATCCACCTCGATCGGCTCTCGGACCGGGACACCCCCGTCGTTGTCTGCCCGCGGTCGAACCTCGTGACGAACGTCGGCGTGCCGCCGATCCGCGACCTCACAGACCGGACGACCGTCGCGCTCGGGACCGACAACGTCATGTTGGACTCGCCGTCGATGTTCCGAGAGATGGAGTTCGCGGCGAAGCTCGCCGACCTCCCCGCTCGCGAGGTGCTCCGGATGGCGACGGTCAACGGCGCGGCGATCGGCGGGCTGAACTGCGGCGTGATAGCGGAGGGGAGAGACGCCGACCTGCTCGTGCTCGACGGCGACTCCGACAATCTCGCCGGCGCGCACGACCTCGTCCGCGCGATCGTCCGTCGGGCGGGCGAGGCGGACGTCTCGCGGGTCGTGATCGGCGGCGACGAGGTCGTTCCGCGGAGCGACTGA
- a CDS encoding thymidine kinase, with the protein MHAITRSGWIEVISGSMFSGKTEELLRRLRRAEIAGRSVGVFTPAVDDRYGETTIGSHAGRQWEATVVDNEGEGPRDILDDRPIAEVIAIDEANFFSNALVDVCETLADGGSRVIVSGTDQTFRGEPFEPLPQLMATAEYVDKLQAVCSECGEPASRNQRLIDGAPAHADDPTILVGAAESYEARCRDCHVLVTGRSDD; encoded by the coding sequence ATGCACGCCATCACTCGATCCGGGTGGATCGAGGTCATCTCGGGGTCGATGTTTTCCGGGAAGACCGAGGAGCTGCTCCGTCGTCTCCGGCGCGCCGAGATCGCCGGACGGTCTGTCGGGGTATTCACGCCGGCGGTCGACGACCGGTACGGCGAGACGACGATCGGGAGCCACGCCGGTCGACAGTGGGAGGCGACGGTGGTCGACAACGAGGGTGAGGGACCGCGCGACATCCTCGACGACAGACCGATTGCGGAGGTGATCGCGATAGACGAGGCGAACTTCTTTTCGAACGCGCTCGTCGACGTCTGCGAGACGCTGGCCGACGGTGGCAGCCGCGTGATCGTCTCGGGGACCGATCAGACGTTCCGCGGCGAGCCGTTCGAACCGCTCCCGCAGCTGATGGCGACCGCGGAGTACGTCGACAAGCTGCAGGCCGTCTGTTCGGAGTGCGGCGAGCCGGCTTCGCGGAACCAGCGGCTCATCGACGGAGCCCCCGCCCACGCCGACGATCCCACGATCCTCGTCGGCGCGGCGGAGTCCTACGAGGCGCGCTGTCGCGACTGCCACGTGCTCGTCACTGGGAGGTCGGACGACTGA
- a CDS encoding response regulator — protein sequence MTGAPSRPDGDGEPGIRVLHVDDEPSFLDLAATYLERLDEEFHVRSETDVETALDVLGDDTERIDCIVSDYEMPGADGLAFLERVRDRGFEVPFVLFTGKGSEEIASEAISAGATDYIQKQAGSDQYAVLANRVRNAVDQHRARRALAASEERLSRYIEQSPLGTIEYNETFQIERVNPAGEEILGYDEAELVGGTWLPFVPREMHRHVAALERDLLSDKGGYSSVNENVRRDGERIRCAWHNQVVTDDDDAVIRVFSQFEDVTEETERKREIERTNAVLSTVLDTLPVGMLVEDADRRVIRVNDRLYDIFDIPGDPVDAQGRDCEQFAIEISELFADPEGFVERIDAILADREPVEGERIDLADGRTLRRTYRPIDLPEGDGHLWAYRDVTDRSGG from the coding sequence ATGACGGGGGCGCCCAGCCGGCCGGACGGCGATGGCGAACCGGGCATCCGTGTCCTTCACGTCGACGACGAGCCGAGCTTTCTCGACCTCGCTGCGACGTACCTCGAACGGCTCGACGAGGAGTTCCACGTCCGCTCCGAGACGGACGTCGAGACCGCCTTGGACGTTCTCGGAGACGACACGGAGCGGATCGACTGTATCGTCAGCGACTACGAGATGCCGGGTGCCGACGGGCTGGCTTTCCTCGAACGGGTCCGCGACCGCGGTTTCGAGGTCCCGTTCGTGCTGTTCACCGGAAAGGGTTCAGAGGAGATCGCGAGCGAGGCGATCTCGGCTGGCGCGACTGATTACATCCAGAAACAGGCCGGCAGCGACCAGTACGCCGTCCTCGCCAACCGCGTTCGGAACGCGGTGGACCAACACCGTGCGCGGCGTGCGCTCGCCGCGAGCGAAGAGCGACTCTCGCGGTACATCGAGCAGTCGCCGCTCGGGACGATAGAGTACAACGAGACGTTTCAGATTGAGCGCGTGAATCCCGCCGGAGAGGAGATCCTCGGGTACGACGAGGCCGAACTCGTCGGCGGAACGTGGCTCCCGTTCGTCCCGCGAGAGATGCACCGCCACGTCGCGGCGCTCGAACGCGACCTGCTCTCCGATAAGGGCGGATACAGCAGCGTCAACGAGAACGTCAGACGCGACGGGGAACGCATCCGCTGTGCGTGGCACAATCAGGTGGTGACAGACGACGACGATGCGGTGATCCGAGTGTTCTCGCAGTTCGAGGACGTCACGGAGGAGACGGAGCGCAAACGAGAGATAGAACGGACGAACGCGGTCCTCTCGACGGTCCTCGACACCCTCCCCGTCGGAATGTTGGTCGAGGACGCGGACAGGCGAGTCATCCGGGTGAACGACAGGCTCTACGACATCTTCGACATTCCGGGCGACCCCGTCGACGCGCAGGGGCGCGACTGCGAGCAGTTCGCGATCGAGATAAGCGAACTCTTCGCCGATCCTGAGGGGTTCGTCGAGCGGATCGACGCGATCCTCGCCGACCGCGAACCTGTCGAAGGGGAACGGATCGACCTGGCCGACGGCCGGACCCTCCGCCGGACCTACCGACCGATCGACCTGCCGGAGGGAGACGGACACCTCTGGGCCTATCGGGACGTGACCGACCGGTCCGGCGGATGA
- a CDS encoding pyridoxal phosphate-dependent aminotransferase produces MEYEEPKFFHVMQYAGAADGDVIDMVSGNPDWEPPAALREALRDYADLAPDAFQYPPSEGLRELREAIAERRAVSPDRVVVTNGTGEANYLAMARAFDRDAGDEALLTDPVYPYYPGKVSMLGGEATLVPTERDGDLDVAALDAAASEETALFVLNTPNNPTGAVYDTETIRAVVSIADRVDALVLVDEVYDHFDLSGRFESALTLDSDRVIVTSGFSKSMAITGFRVGYGVFPADHVSAAKTRHMLVNVAGARPSQYAVTHALAETPPGYYADARELLADRVDAFTDALDAAGAEYTRPEGAFYVLARFDEFPGTMANVKRLIDEVGVAGMPGEAFGPARDDWIRFALVTPRAAEAAERLADHFGG; encoded by the coding sequence ATGGAGTACGAGGAGCCGAAGTTCTTTCATGTGATGCAGTACGCGGGCGCGGCCGACGGCGACGTCATCGACATGGTGAGCGGGAACCCCGACTGGGAGCCGCCGGCCGCGCTCAGAGAAGCGCTCCGGGACTACGCCGACCTCGCGCCGGACGCCTTCCAGTATCCGCCGAGCGAGGGGCTCAGAGAACTCCGCGAGGCGATCGCCGAGCGCCGCGCGGTCTCCCCCGACAGGGTCGTCGTCACGAACGGCACCGGCGAGGCGAACTACCTCGCGATGGCGCGGGCGTTCGACCGCGACGCCGGCGACGAGGCGCTTCTCACCGACCCCGTCTACCCGTACTACCCCGGCAAGGTCTCCATGCTCGGCGGGGAGGCGACGCTCGTTCCGACCGAGCGCGACGGCGACCTCGACGTTGCGGCGCTCGACGCGGCGGCGAGCGAGGAGACCGCGCTCTTCGTGCTCAACACGCCGAACAATCCGACCGGTGCCGTCTACGACACAGAGACGATCCGGGCGGTCGTCTCGATAGCGGACCGGGTCGACGCGCTCGTGTTGGTCGACGAGGTGTACGACCACTTCGATTTGTCCGGTCGGTTCGAGTCCGCGCTGACGCTCGACTCCGACCGGGTGATCGTCACGAGCGGCTTCTCGAAGTCGATGGCTATCACGGGGTTCCGCGTCGGCTACGGGGTGTTTCCGGCCGATCACGTCTCGGCGGCGAAGACGCGACACATGCTCGTGAACGTCGCGGGCGCGCGCCCCTCGCAGTACGCCGTGACTCACGCGCTCGCCGAGACTCCTCCCGGCTACTACGCGGACGCGCGCGAGTTGCTCGCCGACCGAGTCGACGCGTTCACCGACGCGCTCGACGCCGCCGGTGCGGAGTACACCCGCCCGGAGGGAGCGTTCTACGTGCTCGCGCGCTTCGACGAGTTCCCCGGGACGATGGCGAACGTGAAGCGACTGATAGACGAGGTCGGCGTCGCGGGGATGCCCGGCGAGGCGTTCGGCCCCGCGCGAGATGACTGGATCCGGTTCGCGCTGGTGACGCCGCGCGCGGCCGAGGCCGCGGAGCGGCTCGCCGACCACTTCGGCGGATGA
- a CDS encoding LeuA family protein yields MASNIDIGPVRIFDTTLRDGEQSPRTSFSYDEKRRIAATLDDMNTHVIEAGFPVNSDAEFEAVSDIAAATDTTVCGLARVVEGDIDAAIDAGVEMVHVFVSTSDVQLEDSMHATREEAKERAVDAVEHVKDAGVECMFSPMDATRTDPDYLIDIVEAVSDAGTDWINIPDTCGVGMPTSFGETVKAVVEATDARVDVHTHDDFGMAAANAIMGFENGAHQAQVSVNGIGERAGNAAYEEVVMAVESVYGVDTGIDTTQITKLARIVEDASDIPVPANKPVTGRNAFAHESGIHAAGVIENADTFETGVMTPEMVGAEREFVLGKHTGTHSVRKHMVEAGFDPTDSEVRHVTKRVKEYGAGKRQVTAGDVERFAEEANVDRTEEEVRI; encoded by the coding sequence ATAGCTTCTAACATCGATATCGGTCCTGTACGGATCTTCGACACGACGTTACGAGACGGTGAACAGTCACCACGGACGTCGTTCAGCTACGACGAGAAACGCCGCATAGCGGCGACGCTGGACGACATGAACACCCACGTCATCGAGGCGGGGTTCCCGGTCAACTCGGACGCGGAGTTCGAGGCCGTGAGCGATATCGCCGCCGCGACGGACACCACCGTCTGCGGGCTGGCGCGGGTCGTCGAGGGCGACATCGACGCCGCCATCGACGCCGGCGTCGAGATGGTTCATGTGTTCGTCTCCACCAGCGACGTACAACTGGAGGATTCGATGCACGCGACCCGCGAAGAGGCGAAAGAGCGCGCGGTCGACGCCGTCGAGCACGTCAAAGACGCCGGCGTCGAGTGCATGTTCTCGCCGATGGACGCCACCCGGACGGATCCGGACTACCTGATCGACATCGTCGAGGCGGTCTCCGATGCCGGCACCGACTGGATCAACATCCCCGACACCTGCGGCGTCGGGATGCCCACCAGCTTCGGCGAGACGGTGAAGGCCGTCGTCGAGGCGACCGACGCGCGCGTCGACGTTCACACCCACGACGACTTCGGGATGGCGGCGGCGAACGCCATCATGGGCTTCGAGAACGGCGCGCATCAGGCGCAGGTGTCGGTCAACGGCATCGGCGAGCGCGCCGGCAACGCGGCCTACGAGGAGGTCGTGATGGCCGTCGAGTCGGTGTACGGCGTCGACACCGGAATCGACACGACGCAGATCACGAAGCTGGCACGGATCGTCGAGGACGCCTCGGACATCCCGGTGCCGGCGAACAAACCAGTCACGGGGCGGAACGCGTTCGCTCACGAGTCCGGCATCCACGCGGCGGGCGTCATCGAGAACGCCGACACCTTCGAGACCGGCGTGATGACCCCAGAGATGGTCGGAGCCGAACGCGAGTTCGTGTTAGGCAAACACACCGGCACCCACAGCGTGCGCAAGCACATGGTGGAGGCCGGCTTTGACCCGACGGACAGTGAGGTCCGACACGTCACGAAGCGCGTCAAAGAGTACGGCGCGGGCAAGCGGCAGGTCACCGCCGGCGACGTCGAGCGGTTCGCGGAGGAGGCCAACGTCGACCGCACGGAAGAGGAGGTCAGGATCTGA
- the ilvB gene encoding biosynthetic-type acetolactate synthase large subunit gives MSDTAAQPREDPDGSEEPTEGSGDAADTGAETVSTGADSVVTALEAAGAETAFGVQGGAIMPVYDALYTSSITHVTMAHEQGAVHAADAYGVVTGDPGLCLATSGPGATNLVTGIADADMDSDAMLALTGQVPTEFVGNDAFQETDTIGVTRPITKHNYFASGADTVGDTVGEAFELSRSGRPGPTLVDLPKDVTQDETDRTPGTATPPPGSDPDPNADPDAVEEAARAIEAAERPLCLFGGGVIKADASDAARTFARTYDIPVTTTMPGIGSFPEDEDLCLSWAGMHGTGYANMAITHTDCLIAVGTRFDDRLTGGIDTFAPEAEVVHVDIDPAEISKNVHADYPLIGDAGHVLDQLTAAVREAPDASAWREQCAEWKETYPLTYTTPEDEPLKPQFVVEAFDEATDDDTIVTTGVGQHQMWASQFWTYTEPRTWVSSHGLGTMGYGVPAAVGARVAADTMGEPDRDVVCFDGDGSFLMTMQELSVAVREEMDVTIAVLNNEYIGMVRQWQDAFYEGRHMASDYTWMPEFDKLAEAFGALGLRVDDYDEVAPAVEEALDYDGPAVIDFHVDPEENVLPMVPSGGANGQFATAEDQL, from the coding sequence ATGAGCGATACAGCAGCACAGCCACGAGAGGACCCGGACGGGTCAGAGGAACCGACAGAGGGATCCGGCGACGCCGCCGACACCGGCGCAGAGACGGTGTCGACGGGTGCCGACTCAGTGGTCACCGCGCTGGAGGCCGCTGGAGCCGAAACGGCGTTCGGCGTTCAGGGCGGGGCTATCATGCCGGTCTACGACGCGCTGTACACCTCGTCTATCACGCATGTGACGATGGCCCACGAACAGGGTGCCGTCCACGCGGCCGACGCCTACGGCGTCGTCACCGGCGACCCCGGACTCTGTCTGGCGACGTCGGGACCGGGCGCGACGAACCTCGTCACGGGGATCGCCGACGCCGACATGGACTCCGACGCGATGCTGGCTCTGACCGGCCAGGTGCCGACGGAGTTCGTCGGCAACGACGCGTTCCAGGAGACGGACACGATAGGCGTCACGCGTCCGATCACGAAGCACAACTACTTCGCCAGCGGGGCCGACACCGTCGGCGACACCGTCGGCGAGGCGTTCGAACTGTCGCGGTCCGGTCGCCCCGGACCGACGCTCGTCGACCTCCCCAAAGACGTCACGCAAGACGAGACCGATCGGACGCCCGGGACGGCAACCCCGCCTCCGGGGAGCGACCCGGATCCGAACGCCGACCCCGACGCGGTCGAGGAGGCCGCTCGTGCCATCGAAGCGGCGGAGCGTCCGCTCTGTCTCTTCGGTGGCGGCGTAATCAAGGCCGACGCGAGCGACGCCGCGCGCACGTTCGCCCGGACATACGATATCCCGGTTACGACGACGATGCCCGGAATCGGGAGCTTCCCCGAAGACGAGGACCTCTGCCTCTCGTGGGCGGGGATGCACGGCACGGGCTACGCCAACATGGCGATCACGCACACGGACTGTCTGATCGCGGTCGGCACCCGGTTCGACGACCGGCTGACCGGCGGGATCGACACGTTCGCTCCCGAGGCTGAGGTCGTCCATGTCGACATCGACCCGGCGGAAATAAGCAAGAACGTCCACGCGGACTACCCGCTCATCGGTGACGCCGGACACGTCCTCGATCAGCTGACTGCGGCGGTCCGGGAGGCACCCGACGCGTCGGCGTGGCGCGAGCAGTGCGCCGAGTGGAAAGAGACGTATCCGCTCACGTACACGACGCCCGAAGACGAGCCGCTGAAGCCGCAGTTCGTCGTCGAAGCGTTCGACGAGGCGACGGACGACGACACCATCGTGACGACCGGCGTCGGGCAACACCAGATGTGGGCCTCCCAGTTCTGGACGTACACGGAGCCGCGAACGTGGGTCTCCTCGCACGGACTGGGGACGATGGGGTACGGCGTGCCCGCCGCCGTCGGCGCGCGCGTCGCGGCCGATACGATGGGGGAACCTGACCGCGACGTGGTCTGTTTCGACGGCGACGGTTCCTTTTTGATGACCATGCAGGAGCTGTCGGTCGCCGTCCGCGAAGAGATGGACGTCACTATCGCCGTGCTCAACAACGAATACATCGGGATGGTGCGCCAGTGGCAGGACGCCTTCTACGAGGGTCGGCACATGGCGTCCGACTACACGTGGATGCCCGAGTTCGACAAGCTCGCCGAGGCGTTTGGCGCGTTAGGCCTCCGCGTCGACGATTACGACGAGGTCGCGCCCGCGGTCGAGGAGGCGCTCGACTACGACGGTCCCGCCGTGATCGACTTCCACGTCGATCCGGAGGAGAACGTGCTGCCGATGGTGCCGAGCGGCGGCGCAAACGGGCAGTTCGCCACCGCGGAGGACCAGCTATGA
- the ilvN gene encoding acetolactate synthase small subunit has product MSGDSAASETGARPDADARPAPDEQPAPEERPHPEGRRNLEGIRIDPVVEAEHESRRAVISALVEDEPGVLARVSGLVSRRQFNIESLTVGPTTVDGHSRITMVVEETDPGIDQIEKQMAKLKPVISVGEVAGNAVTAELVLLKVQADDPAAVHAVTEMYDGRTLDAGPRTITVQLTGDEARIDDALDAFRQFGIIEIARTGQTALARGDTPTAPGEKPGTAGEPTTHDD; this is encoded by the coding sequence ATGAGCGGCGACTCCGCCGCCTCGGAGACCGGCGCGCGGCCCGACGCGGACGCGCGTCCGGCACCCGACGAACAGCCGGCACCGGAAGAGCGACCGCACCCCGAGGGGCGACGGAACCTCGAAGGGATCCGCATCGACCCCGTCGTGGAGGCCGAACACGAGTCGCGCCGAGCCGTCATCTCGGCGCTCGTGGAGGACGAACCGGGCGTGCTCGCCCGGGTCTCCGGGCTCGTCTCGCGTCGGCAGTTCAACATCGAGAGCCTCACCGTCGGACCGACGACCGTGGACGGTCATTCGCGGATCACGATGGTCGTCGAGGAGACGGACCCCGGCATCGACCAGATCGAAAAGCAGATGGCGAAGCTGAAACCGGTTATCTCCGTCGGGGAGGTCGCCGGAAACGCCGTCACCGCCGAGCTGGTCTTGTTGAAGGTGCAGGCAGACGACCCGGCCGCGGTCCACGCGGTCACGGAGATGTACGACGGCCGGACGCTGGACGCGGGGCCGCGGACGATCACGGTCCAGCTCACCGGCGACGAAGCTCGGATCGACGACGCGCTCGACGCGTTCAGGCAGTTCGGTATCATCGAGATCGCCCGGACGGGACAGACCGCGCTCGCGCGCGGTGACACCCCGACGGCGCCCGGAGAGAAACCCGGAACGGCCGGCGAACCGACCACACACGACGACTGA
- the ilvC gene encoding ketol-acid reductoisomerase codes for MSDNDMQTVESNVYYDEDADGEAIAQKTVAVLGYGSQGHAHAQNLQESGIDVVVGLRENSSSREVAESDGLDVATPAEAAAEADIVSVLLPDTVQAAVYENAIEPNLEAGDTLQFAHGFNIHYNQIQPPEDVDVTMIAPKSPGHIVRRNYEDDQGTPGLLAVYQNATGEAHDEALAYAAAIGCTRAGVVETTFQEETETDLFGEQAVLCGGIASLIKQGYETLVEAGYSPEMAYFECMNEMKLIVDLMYEGGLGAMWDSVSHTAEYGGLTRGDEIIDDQVRANMEEVLEGVQNGTFAREWISENQAGRPSYTQLRNAEKNHEIEAVGEELRGLFAWQEDEEEESEESAEVTA; via the coding sequence ATGAGCGACAACGACATGCAGACGGTCGAATCCAACGTATACTACGACGAAGACGCCGACGGCGAGGCCATCGCCCAGAAGACCGTGGCCGTGCTCGGCTACGGATCGCAGGGCCACGCCCACGCACAGAACCTCCAAGAAAGCGGGATCGACGTCGTCGTCGGCCTCCGCGAGAACAGTTCCTCGCGGGAGGTCGCCGAGAGCGACGGGCTCGACGTGGCGACGCCGGCGGAGGCGGCCGCGGAGGCCGACATCGTGAGCGTCCTGCTGCCAGACACGGTGCAGGCAGCCGTCTACGAGAACGCCATCGAACCGAACCTGGAAGCGGGAGACACGCTGCAGTTCGCGCACGGGTTCAACATCCACTACAACCAGATTCAGCCGCCGGAAGACGTCGACGTGACGATGATCGCGCCGAAGTCGCCCGGCCACATCGTCCGGCGGAACTACGAGGACGACCAGGGGACGCCGGGACTGCTCGCGGTGTACCAGAACGCGACGGGCGAGGCCCACGACGAGGCGCTCGCGTACGCGGCCGCGATCGGGTGTACTCGCGCCGGCGTCGTCGAGACGACGTTCCAAGAGGAGACCGAAACGGACCTCTTCGGCGAGCAGGCCGTCCTCTGTGGCGGTATCGCCTCGCTGATTAAACAGGGCTACGAGACGCTCGTCGAGGCGGGGTACTCCCCCGAGATGGCGTATTTCGAGTGCATGAACGAGATGAAGCTCATCGTCGACCTGATGTACGAAGGCGGGCTCGGCGCGATGTGGGACTCCGTGTCTCACACCGCCGAGTACGGCGGCCTCACCCGCGGCGACGAGATCATCGACGATCAGGTCCGCGCGAACATGGAAGAGGTCCTCGAAGGCGTCCAGAACGGGACCTTCGCCCGTGAGTGGATCTCGGAGAATCAGGCGGGTCGGCCGTCGTACACGCAGCTCCGCAACGCCGAGAAGAACCACGAGATCGAGGCCGTCGGCGAGGAGCTTCGCGGCCTGTTCGCGTGGCAGGAAGACGAGGAAGAAGAAAGCGAAGAGTCGGCAGAGGTGACCGCGTGA